A single region of the Microcoleus sp. FACHB-831 genome encodes:
- a CDS encoding recombinase family protein, producing the protein MLFDSIWIAGPTRSGKTTRLVDRFCHLLQGRKRQRQAENGAIFPQAKNIEQRSRQAQEILVFAANDDNRRDLADRLAIASEGRYPVISKTPLGFFQDEVLLFWPLLIQKLNLRAQFPLRLRPETEQELATRFWSPQLEQGSLQQTGMSDYRLVRRLLDLLQLAALSGTPLEDVASILQEGQNHEAEESETQLDWELVGLVLGQWRQWCLERGLLTYGIICELYWRHLLPDAKYQQHLRSRYFAVLADDVDDYPAIARDLFDFFLDGGAVGAFTYNIDGAVRLGLNADPNYMAGLEWRCQVERLTARPLSSLGDTLGEQVVQMVNEPMFLEPLPDDRVQLVQSTSRAQLLRQTAEVIIEAVQSGQVQPQEIAIIAPGLDAIARYTLVDILADKGIPVESLNDQRPLISSPTIRALLTLVALVYPGLGRLADRDAIAEMLVVLSSQRDWRLAAGDWEMLSSNSEAAIPDSQSPAIDPVRAGLLADYCYAPDPEMPRLLPPTAFPRWDRLGHRATAAYEDILQWLEVQRQQQEQRLIPSCVALLDRAIQKFLWNGSNLPYDQIAALRELMETAQHYWEIDGRLRQSNRSQPESGSEDNPAHTTIGRFIQLLRRGTVTANPYPVRPIGPSSRAVTLATIFQYRASRRFHRWQFWLDAGSPLWSKGGAATLFGANLFLKEWSGRPWTEEDIAIADKERLERILRDLLGRVGERVYLCHSDLATNGQEQTGPLLSLVNTTVPLVADAVKI; encoded by the coding sequence GTGCTTTTTGATTCGATTTGGATTGCTGGGCCAACTCGCAGTGGCAAGACAACTCGCCTCGTGGATCGATTTTGCCATTTGCTGCAAGGGAGAAAACGTCAAAGGCAAGCAGAAAATGGGGCAATATTTCCCCAAGCCAAAAACATAGAGCAACGTTCCAGGCAAGCACAAGAGATATTAGTCTTTGCCGCCAACGATGATAACCGACGCGATTTGGCGGACAGGCTAGCTATTGCGAGCGAGGGGCGATATCCTGTTATTTCTAAAACGCCTTTGGGTTTTTTTCAAGACGAAGTGCTGCTATTTTGGCCCCTCTTGATTCAAAAATTGAATCTAAGGGCACAGTTTCCACTGCGGCTGCGTCCGGAAACCGAACAGGAGTTGGCGACTAGGTTTTGGAGTCCGCAGCTAGAACAAGGAAGCCTGCAACAGACTGGAATGAGCGACTATCGTTTAGTTCGCCGCCTTTTGGATTTGTTGCAGCTAGCAGCACTTAGCGGGACGCCGCTTGAGGATGTTGCCAGTATTCTACAAGAGGGTCAAAACCACGAAGCAGAGGAGAGCGAGACGCAGCTAGACTGGGAATTAGTCGGGCTTGTTCTGGGTCAATGGCGGCAATGGTGTCTGGAAAGGGGATTGCTGACTTACGGGATTATTTGCGAACTGTATTGGCGTCACCTGCTACCAGATGCAAAATATCAGCAGCATTTGAGGAGTCGCTACTTTGCTGTCTTAGCTGATGATGTAGATGATTACCCAGCAATAGCGAGAGATTTATTTGACTTCTTTCTCGATGGGGGAGCAGTTGGGGCGTTTACCTACAATATCGACGGCGCAGTGCGCTTGGGTTTGAACGCTGACCCAAATTATATGGCAGGTCTGGAGTGGCGGTGTCAGGTAGAAAGGCTGACTGCTAGACCGCTGAGTTCTCTGGGAGATACGCTGGGGGAACAGGTGGTGCAGATGGTAAACGAACCGATGTTTCTGGAGCCATTGCCCGACGATAGAGTACAGTTGGTGCAAAGCACTTCCCGCGCTCAACTCTTGAGGCAAACTGCTGAAGTAATTATCGAGGCGGTGCAATCAGGACAGGTGCAACCTCAAGAAATTGCCATAATTGCACCGGGTTTGGATGCGATCGCTCGTTATACCCTAGTAGACATCTTGGCCGACAAGGGAATACCAGTCGAGTCGCTAAACGACCAGCGCCCTTTAATTAGTTCGCCAACAATTCGAGCGCTGCTGACCTTAGTGGCTCTAGTTTATCCAGGATTGGGGAGACTTGCAGACAGAGATGCGATCGCAGAAATGCTAGTCGTCCTCAGCAGTCAGCGGGACTGGCGACTGGCGGCGGGCGACTGGGAAATGTTAAGTTCCAACTCTGAAGCCGCGATTCCCGACTCCCAATCACCCGCCATCGACCCAGTGCGGGCGGGTTTGCTAGCAGATTACTGCTATGCACCAGATCCAGAAATGCCCCGCTTGCTACCGCCAACAGCCTTTCCTCGTTGGGATAGACTAGGGCATCGTGCAACCGCTGCCTACGAGGATATTTTGCAGTGGTTGGAAGTGCAGCGTCAGCAGCAAGAACAGCGTCTCATTCCCTCTTGCGTTGCTTTACTAGACCGGGCGATTCAGAAGTTTTTATGGAATGGCAGCAATCTTCCCTACGATCAAATAGCAGCTTTGCGCGAATTGATGGAAACCGCCCAACACTACTGGGAAATTGATGGCAGACTAAGACAGAGCAATCGTTCTCAGCCAGAATCAGGAAGCGAGGATAACCCAGCCCACACTACCATTGGCAGGTTTATTCAGTTACTGCGTCGCGGTACTGTCACCGCCAACCCTTACCCCGTAAGACCAATTGGCCCTTCAAGCCGCGCTGTCACCCTGGCAACAATCTTTCAATACCGCGCTTCTCGTCGCTTCCATCGCTGGCAATTTTGGCTGGATGCAGGTTCGCCGCTTTGGTCAAAAGGCGGTGCAGCTACTCTCTTCGGTGCTAACTTGTTTCTTAAGGAGTGGTCGGGTCGTCCTTGGACTGAGGAAGATATTGCGATCGCCGATAAGGAACGATTGGAGAGGATTTTGCGAGATTTGCTGGGGAGAGTGGGAGAGCGAGTTTATCTTTGCCACAGCGATTTAGCTACTAACGGACAGGAGCAAACTGGCCCCCTGTTGTCTTTGGTTAATACTACTGTTCCCCTAGTTGCTGATGCTGTCAAAATCTAA
- a CDS encoding serine/threonine-protein kinase, which yields MSPHLHVQEGWVVLESGQVLCVREGSPEEHRYQLQQQLGHNSGRQTWLALDLATEPPESVIVKLLAFNPQMQWDDFKLFEREAQVLKNLNHPRIPRYRDYFSLDKQKGAGLCWFGLVQDYIPGASLQQLLKEGRRFTEAQVRAIALSVLNILIYLHELSPPLLHRDIKPSNLILGSDKEIYLVDFGAVQNQAAKEGVTFTVVGTSGYAPLEQFWGRAVPASDLYALGATLIHLLTGTSPGNLPCKDLRIQFRDKVSLNSNLISWIEALTEPDLDRRFSSAREAIEALKTGRAIASVPLYQISQPAKTRVQLSKSPERLKIKIPGGGAIALFKFIISSISSFGKFIILASSWINLLALSLLIIMLLFILFLVITHYYYIFPIVLVILGIIGLLWTGVVRELNKVPLLQFPRLTSLSEYSLNLDRDKFTIERRLFGFCYLRHFGKTPHIQEVKQIFFKELSFQTLMLEYNFGQQLTETERKWLAEEIRNWLT from the coding sequence GTGTCTCCTCACTTACACGTTCAGGAAGGTTGGGTTGTGCTGGAATCTGGACAAGTATTGTGCGTTCGCGAAGGGTCTCCCGAGGAGCATCGCTATCAGCTGCAACAACAATTAGGGCATAATTCTGGGCGTCAAACTTGGCTAGCTCTCGATTTGGCAACAGAACCCCCCGAATCTGTAATCGTCAAGTTATTGGCGTTTAACCCGCAAATGCAGTGGGATGATTTCAAGCTTTTTGAGCGCGAAGCTCAAGTTTTAAAAAATCTTAACCATCCCCGAATTCCCCGCTATCGCGATTATTTTTCCCTGGATAAGCAGAAGGGTGCGGGATTGTGTTGGTTTGGACTGGTACAAGATTATATTCCTGGTGCTTCCCTTCAACAGTTATTGAAGGAAGGTAGGCGATTTACAGAAGCACAAGTGAGAGCGATCGCGCTGTCTGTTCTAAATATTTTAATTTATCTTCACGAACTTAGTCCCCCCCTGCTTCACCGCGACATCAAGCCAAGCAATCTAATTTTAGGTAGCGACAAAGAAATTTATTTAGTTGATTTCGGCGCAGTTCAGAACCAAGCAGCCAAAGAAGGGGTTACTTTTACTGTCGTGGGAACCAGTGGTTATGCACCTTTAGAACAATTTTGGGGAAGAGCGGTTCCAGCATCAGATTTATATGCATTAGGAGCAACTTTAATTCATTTATTAACGGGTACTTCACCAGGAAATTTACCTTGTAAGGATTTGCGTATTCAGTTTAGGGATAAAGTGAGTTTGAATTCCAATTTAATTAGCTGGATTGAAGCGTTAACCGAGCCAGATTTAGACAGAAGATTTAGTAGTGCGAGGGAAGCGATAGAAGCACTGAAAACAGGGAGAGCGATCGCGTCTGTTCCCCTATACCAAATTTCTCAGCCTGCTAAAACTCGCGTCCAGCTATCAAAGTCTCCAGAGCGTTTAAAAATAAAGATACCTGGAGGGGGCGCGATCGCGCTGTTCAAGTTCATTATCTCGTCCATTTCCTCCTTTGGTAAATTTATTATTCTCGCCAGCTCCTGGATAAATTTATTAGCATTAAGTTTGTTAATAATTATGCTGTTATTTATCCTATTTTTAGTTATTACTCACTATTATTACATATTTCCAATAGTGCTAGTGATACTAGGTATCATTGGTTTGTTATGGACAGGGGTAGTCAGAGAGTTAAATAAAGTGCCTTTATTGCAGTTTCCGCGCTTAACTTCCTTGAGCGAATATTCTCTCAATTTGGATAGAGACAAGTTCACAATTGAACGGAGGCTGTTTGGTTTTTGCTACCTGCGTCATTTTGGAAAAACCCCACATATCCAGGAAGTTAAACAGATTTTTTTTAAAGAGCTAAGTTTTCAAACATTGATGCTGGAATATAATTTTGGTCAGCAATTGACTGAAACAGAACGTAAGTGGTTGGCTGAAGAAATCCGAAACTGGCTTACTTAA
- the ylqF gene encoding ribosome biogenesis GTPase YlqF: protein MTTPPIQWYPGHIAKAEKELKEQLKRVDVVLEVRDARIPLATNHPQVREWVSSKARVLVLNRVDMIPPHVRQIWTEWFKERGEMPYFTDAQHGKGVVAVTKAAQAAGGEVNKRRCDRGMLPRPVRAVVIGFPNVGKSALINRLLGKRVVESARRAGVTRQLRWIRISDEIELLDAPGIIPWRLDNQDAALKLAICDDIGEASYDNQRVAGTLVDLLKHLNAPDADLWLVKSLESRYGLDATPHTGEDYLQALAAHRHKGDVERTARQLLNDFRTGLLGAIPLELPPT, encoded by the coding sequence ATGACTACTCCTCCGATTCAATGGTATCCAGGTCATATCGCTAAAGCTGAGAAGGAACTCAAAGAACAGCTAAAGCGAGTAGATGTCGTGTTAGAAGTACGGGATGCCAGGATTCCTCTGGCAACGAACCATCCCCAAGTACGAGAGTGGGTGAGTAGCAAAGCGAGAGTGTTGGTACTCAACCGCGTAGATATGATTCCTCCCCATGTAAGGCAAATATGGACGGAGTGGTTTAAAGAACGAGGAGAGATGCCATACTTCACCGATGCCCAGCATGGCAAAGGTGTGGTAGCTGTGACAAAAGCGGCGCAAGCAGCAGGGGGGGAGGTGAATAAACGTCGTTGCGATCGCGGCATGCTTCCCCGTCCCGTCCGCGCTGTTGTAATCGGCTTTCCCAATGTGGGCAAATCAGCACTAATTAATCGTTTATTGGGTAAGAGAGTAGTAGAAAGTGCCCGTCGTGCTGGCGTAACGCGACAGTTACGCTGGATCAGAATATCTGACGAAATAGAACTACTAGACGCACCAGGCATAATCCCTTGGAGGCTAGACAATCAGGACGCTGCCCTAAAATTAGCCATTTGTGACGATATCGGTGAAGCATCTTACGACAATCAGCGAGTCGCTGGTACTTTGGTGGATTTGCTCAAACATTTAAACGCGCCAGATGCAGATTTGTGGTTGGTAAAGTCTTTAGAGTCTCGTTACGGATTAGACGCCACGCCGCATACTGGTGAAGACTATTTGCAAGCTTTGGCTGCTCATCGTCATAAAGGAGATGTGGAACGCACGGCGCGGCAGTTGTTGAACGATTTTCGCACGGGTTTGTTAGGTGCAATTCCCTTAGAGTTACCACCAACTTAA
- a CDS encoding universal stress protein: protein MFKTVLFPVDQSRESREAADVVVNIVQKYGSRLVLLSVLEPAAEEEASSSEDAMKSHEAIAQLLATAQTIFSQQGIQAETREETGKPAFAICDVADEIDADLIIMGTRGMGLTDEGLADSVTSRVINLSPCPVLVVP, encoded by the coding sequence ATGTTCAAAACCGTTTTGTTTCCTGTCGATCAAAGTCGAGAATCTCGTGAAGCAGCTGATGTAGTTGTTAATATCGTGCAAAAGTATGGCAGTCGCTTGGTGCTGCTATCGGTTCTAGAACCAGCGGCTGAGGAGGAAGCGTCATCCAGTGAAGATGCAATGAAGTCGCACGAAGCGATCGCCCAATTGCTTGCAACTGCCCAGACAATTTTTTCTCAGCAAGGCATCCAGGCTGAAACCCGCGAGGAGACGGGCAAACCTGCCTTTGCCATCTGCGATGTTGCCGATGAAATTGACGCCGATTTAATTATTATGGGCACGCGAGGAATGGGTTTAACTGACGAAGGGCTTGCTGACAGCGTTACCAGCCGAGTAATCAACCTGTCCCCCTGTCCTGTTTTGGTTGTACCTTAG
- a CDS encoding phosphoglycerate kinase has translation MSKKTVANLSASDLSGKRVLVRADFNVPLDESGNITDDTRIRAALPTIQDLTSKGAKVILCSHFGRPKGVDDKLRLTPVANRLSELLGSQVVKCDDCIGDEVVAKVGAMQNGQVALLENVRFYAEEEKNDPDFAKKLASVADLYVNDAFGTAHRAHASTEGVTHHLSPSVAGYLIEKELKYLQSAIEEPKRPLAAIIGGSKVSSKIGVIETLLEKCDKLLLGGGMIFTFYKARGLSVGKSLVEEDKLELAKSLEAKAKERGVALLLPTDVVVADKFAADANSQTVSVESIPDGWMGLDIGPDSVKVFQEALADCQTVIWNGPMGVFEFDKFAAGTEAIAHTLAEISKKGATTIIGGGDSVAAVEKVGLADQMSHISTGGGASLELLEGKELPGIAALNDA, from the coding sequence GTGTCAAAGAAAACTGTAGCAAATTTATCGGCATCCGATCTATCCGGTAAACGGGTTCTGGTGCGGGCAGACTTCAACGTGCCCTTAGATGAGTCTGGCAATATTACAGACGATACTCGCATTCGGGCAGCTCTGCCAACAATTCAGGATCTTACCTCTAAAGGAGCTAAGGTCATCCTTTGCAGCCACTTCGGGCGTCCCAAAGGCGTGGATGATAAACTGCGTCTGACGCCAGTCGCCAACCGCCTGTCTGAATTGCTGGGTTCGCAAGTTGTCAAGTGCGACGACTGCATTGGCGATGAAGTTGTCGCCAAGGTGGGGGCTATGCAAAATGGTCAGGTGGCGTTGCTGGAAAATGTCCGCTTCTACGCTGAAGAGGAGAAAAACGATCCGGACTTTGCCAAAAAGCTGGCTTCAGTTGCAGATTTGTACGTTAACGACGCTTTTGGGACTGCTCACCGCGCCCATGCTTCGACAGAAGGCGTGACTCACCATCTCAGCCCTTCTGTGGCTGGATATTTGATTGAGAAAGAGCTGAAATATCTGCAAAGCGCGATTGAAGAACCCAAGCGCCCTCTAGCTGCTATTATCGGTGGCTCGAAGGTTTCTAGTAAGATTGGCGTGATTGAAACGCTGCTTGAGAAGTGCGATAAGCTGCTGCTGGGCGGTGGGATGATTTTTACTTTCTACAAGGCTCGCGGGCTGAGTGTGGGTAAATCTTTGGTGGAAGAGGATAAGCTAGAACTGGCGAAGTCTTTGGAAGCTAAAGCTAAAGAGCGCGGCGTTGCTTTACTTTTGCCGACCGATGTGGTAGTTGCTGATAAGTTTGCGGCTGATGCAAATTCTCAAACTGTCAGCGTGGAAAGCATTCCCGATGGCTGGATGGGTTTGGATATTGGCCCGGACTCGGTTAAAGTTTTCCAAGAGGCGCTTGCAGATTGCCAGACGGTGATTTGGAATGGCCCCATGGGCGTGTTCGAGTTTGATAAGTTTGCTGCTGGTACGGAAGCGATCGCGCACACTCTCGCAGAAATCAGCAAAAAGGGCGCTACCACCATTATTGGGGGGGGAGACTCTGTAGCAGCAGTCGAAAAAGTGGGACTTGCCGATCAAATGAGCCACATTTCTACTGGCGGTGGCGCTAGTTTGGAGTTGCTAGAAGGCAAGGAACTCCCCGGAATTGCGGCTTTGAACGACGCTTAA
- a CDS encoding proton extrusion protein PcxA produces the protein MKNTFFTQIESYLRQANQWYLETPERSLDQAYKAALKIKSIEDEHFGGKKISAAHSEYGESVISYFKSDLDKYLKTAKLRVAEFKLSRSILNIADQNINRREVDRIANTNPNYSLQIREDPSVTIEKLNFIDTILQKYSINEATKISSALVAIPNQTPVVIERERIEQNGAIASSTSSIKSIAGDEDKVFEKTGVLPRSILGTINRIQQELDPKSEEQILQNYRKSKLKTVVSIRFILLLILVPLLFQQVSKAFLVGPIVDKYRNDEKTEIFLNVNLEEEALVELERFEKQLQFRSLIGLMPELGKEEKEEQIKEKAEELKEEYRQRSADAIKNVFADIAAVAAFCGIILTRKRDIEVLKSFMDDVVYGLSDSAKAFIIILFTDVFVGFHSPHGWEVILEGISKHLGLPENREFIFLFIATFPVILDTMFKYWIFRYLNRISPSAVATYRNMNE, from the coding sequence ATGAAAAACACTTTTTTTACACAAATAGAATCCTACCTGCGGCAGGCAAATCAGTGGTATTTAGAAACTCCAGAGCGATCGCTAGATCAAGCTTATAAAGCCGCTTTAAAAATTAAATCGATTGAAGATGAACATTTCGGCGGTAAAAAAATATCTGCTGCCCATAGCGAATACGGCGAGAGCGTAATTTCATATTTTAAATCAGACCTGGATAAATACTTAAAGACTGCAAAACTTAGAGTTGCCGAATTTAAGCTCAGTCGTTCTATTCTCAACATTGCCGACCAGAATATTAATAGAAGAGAAGTAGATAGAATAGCAAACACTAACCCTAACTATTCATTACAAATCAGAGAAGATCCCTCAGTTACTATAGAGAAATTAAATTTTATTGATACAATTTTACAAAAATACAGCATTAACGAAGCTACCAAGATATCCTCAGCCTTAGTTGCCATACCGAACCAAACACCTGTTGTAATTGAGCGCGAGCGAATAGAGCAAAACGGCGCGATCGCCAGCTCAACTTCATCTATAAAAAGTATAGCGGGTGATGAGGATAAAGTTTTTGAGAAAACGGGTGTCTTGCCCAGATCGATCTTGGGAACGATTAATCGAATCCAGCAAGAATTAGATCCAAAATCAGAAGAACAAATTCTTCAAAACTATCGCAAGTCTAAATTAAAAACAGTAGTTTCTATTAGGTTTATATTACTTTTAATTCTTGTACCTCTGTTGTTTCAGCAGGTATCAAAAGCCTTCTTAGTAGGGCCAATTGTTGATAAATATAGAAATGATGAAAAAACGGAAATTTTCCTAAATGTTAACTTGGAAGAAGAAGCCCTCGTAGAACTGGAACGGTTTGAAAAACAATTACAATTTAGAAGCTTGATTGGGTTGATGCCCGAACTCGGTAAAGAGGAAAAAGAAGAGCAAATCAAGGAAAAAGCCGAAGAACTAAAAGAGGAATATCGTCAAAGAAGTGCCGATGCCATTAAAAATGTTTTTGCTGACATAGCGGCAGTAGCTGCATTTTGTGGAATTATATTGACCCGCAAAAGAGACATCGAAGTTTTGAAATCTTTTATGGATGATGTTGTCTATGGGCTGAGTGACAGCGCTAAGGCTTTTATCATCATTTTGTTTACCGATGTGTTTGTGGGATTCCACTCGCCGCACGGATGGGAAGTAATTCTCGAAGGTATATCGAAGCACTTAGGATTGCCGGAAAATAGAGAATTTATCTTTTTGTTTATCGCCACGTTTCCAGTAATTTTGGACACGATGTTTAAATATTGGATTTTCCGGTACTTGAACAGAATTTCGCCTTCAGCGGTGGCAACTTATAGAAATATGAATGAATAA
- a CDS encoding adenylate/guanylate cyclase domain-containing protein → MAELKLRLQIEGNTETTIVVDQEEFTIGRLPECNLHLPYSEISRYHARFVNNGSGVWLIEDMGSTNGTLLNQRPLTEAQTVNHGDIVQMGPIYINVLLSDRIQPSNTGVDNLPEGMTILRNAKDLQQQWIQADEQGDSIGNPHKAIARLKDLVDIGKVLNSAESIEAIFSQVQEILFRDLKSMDRLALLIDVNGSGELELVNAAARDVSEQPNLAEAGTWISRTICQKVFEDKVAIKTADAQMDRRFEGEESILAKGIRSALAVPLWYETNVFGVLYADANISFSHWHQGGDEDLSFFSAVANLVASAVQRWLLTQKLKNEANIRQRLERYHSPAVVQQIMAVGALEGGRLTPAEGDISILFADIVGFTAMSERLSPTQIAHLLNDFFEEMLQEIFAARGTLDKFIGDCIMAFFGAPEPQPDHAERAVAAAWGMLERLERLNATKFAHEPIQLRIAINSGKAVVGDVGSSQRVDYTVLGATINLASRMEGICPPGECVVSEATYKLLRSPSQPDALSPHSFHQMGEYRFKGIDRAVIVYQTQRHV, encoded by the coding sequence ATGGCTGAACTGAAGCTGCGCCTGCAAATTGAGGGAAATACCGAAACAACGATCGTGGTGGATCAAGAAGAATTTACCATTGGTCGTTTGCCAGAATGCAATTTGCACTTGCCTTACTCAGAGATTTCCCGGTATCACGCCCGTTTTGTGAACAATGGTTCAGGGGTGTGGTTGATAGAGGATATGGGTAGTACCAACGGTACGCTATTGAATCAACGCCCGCTTACAGAGGCGCAAACAGTAAATCATGGCGACATTGTTCAAATGGGGCCGATTTACATAAACGTGCTTTTGAGCGATCGCATTCAACCCAGTAATACAGGCGTAGATAACCTACCGGAAGGAATGACCATCCTTCGCAATGCCAAAGACTTGCAGCAGCAATGGATACAGGCTGACGAACAGGGTGATAGTATCGGGAACCCCCACAAAGCGATCGCCCGCCTGAAAGACCTTGTGGACATAGGCAAGGTTCTCAATTCTGCTGAATCTATAGAAGCGATTTTCTCTCAAGTGCAGGAAATCCTATTCCGCGATCTCAAAAGTATGGATCGCTTGGCGTTGTTAATCGATGTCAATGGTTCCGGCGAACTTGAATTGGTTAATGCTGCCGCCAGAGATGTATCGGAACAACCTAATCTAGCCGAAGCCGGAACTTGGATTAGTCGAACCATCTGTCAAAAGGTCTTCGAGGATAAGGTAGCCATTAAAACCGCTGATGCCCAGATGGATCGACGCTTTGAAGGTGAAGAGAGCATTTTAGCCAAAGGTATTCGCAGCGCCCTGGCTGTTCCTCTATGGTATGAAACTAATGTTTTTGGCGTTCTTTATGCCGATGCCAATATCTCCTTTAGCCATTGGCATCAGGGAGGAGATGAAGACCTCAGCTTTTTCTCGGCTGTAGCAAATCTAGTGGCGTCCGCCGTGCAACGTTGGCTGCTGACACAAAAACTTAAAAACGAAGCAAATATTAGGCAGAGACTAGAACGCTATCACTCTCCGGCGGTTGTGCAGCAAATTATGGCTGTAGGGGCGTTAGAAGGCGGTCGCCTAACTCCGGCAGAGGGTGATATCAGCATTTTATTTGCTGATATTGTCGGATTTACTGCTATGTCAGAACGCTTGAGTCCGACACAGATTGCCCATTTGCTCAATGATTTCTTTGAGGAAATGCTACAAGAAATTTTTGCCGCGCGGGGGACGCTGGATAAATTTATTGGGGATTGCATTATGGCATTTTTTGGCGCTCCCGAACCTCAGCCAGATCATGCCGAACGTGCTGTCGCTGCTGCTTGGGGAATGCTCGAACGTCTGGAACGTCTCAATGCTACTAAGTTCGCACACGAACCCATACAACTGCGGATTGCCATCAACAGCGGTAAGGCTGTGGTTGGAGATGTAGGCAGTTCTCAGAGGGTCGATTATACAGTCTTAGGAGCGACGATTAATTTAGCGTCCCGTATGGAAGGAATCTGTCCCCCCGGTGAATGTGTGGTGAGTGAAGCAACTTATAAGTTGCTGCGATCGCCCAGCCAGCCGGATGCACTCTCGCCCCACAGTTTCCACCAGATGGGAGAGTATCGTTTTAAAGGCATTGACCGAGCAGTAATCGTTTATCAAACGCAGCGACACGTTTAG
- a CDS encoding serine/threonine-protein kinase, which translates to MLQTEQILQGRYQLKQQLGQNAGRQTWLAEDLQAQPPEQVVVKLLAFNPQMQWEELKLFEREAQILENINHSRIPKYRDYFSVEQLEDSELPWFGLVQEYIPGSSLQQLLDEGKKFTEQQASYLAADILEILIYLHESIPPVLHRDIKPSNIILGKDKHFYLVDFGAVQDKAASEGATFTVVGTNGYAPPEQFWGKAVPASDLYALGATLIHLLTGTTPADLPQQNMRIQFADKVSVNPNFLSWIEKLTLPAPERRFSTAREALAAWQSANKPLEIAPVPAENSVNYGRLALFAVLPLLVVGGVGAAFFLAITSENICWKYEPGVASLLSRKKCFF; encoded by the coding sequence ATGCTGCAAACAGAACAAATCTTACAAGGACGCTATCAATTAAAACAACAGCTAGGGCAAAATGCGGGGCGTCAAACTTGGCTAGCAGAAGATTTACAAGCACAACCCCCAGAACAGGTAGTTGTGAAGCTGTTAGCTTTTAATCCCCAAATGCAGTGGGAAGAACTCAAGCTATTTGAACGCGAAGCCCAAATTCTGGAAAATATCAACCATTCCCGAATTCCCAAGTATCGAGATTATTTTTCAGTCGAACAACTGGAAGATTCAGAATTGCCTTGGTTTGGCTTAGTGCAGGAATATATCCCCGGTTCATCCTTGCAGCAATTGCTAGATGAAGGCAAGAAATTCACAGAACAGCAGGCAAGTTATCTAGCAGCAGACATCCTAGAAATTCTGATTTATTTGCACGAATCTATTCCCCCAGTGCTGCACCGGGATATCAAGCCAAGTAACATAATTTTAGGTAAAGATAAACATTTCTATCTAGTAGATTTTGGTGCAGTTCAAGACAAAGCTGCATCAGAAGGCGCCACTTTCACCGTAGTTGGAACTAACGGCTACGCGCCGCCAGAACAATTTTGGGGGAAAGCAGTTCCAGCTTCAGATTTGTATGCACTGGGAGCTACTTTAATTCACTTGCTGACTGGCACAACCCCCGCAGATTTGCCGCAGCAAAATATGCGAATTCAATTTGCCGATAAAGTTAGCGTTAATCCTAATTTCTTAAGTTGGATTGAAAAACTCACTTTGCCTGCACCAGAAAGAAGATTTAGCACGGCGCGTGAGGCACTTGCAGCTTGGCAAAGTGCGAACAAGCCTCTAGAAATAGCCCCTGTGCCTGCTGAGAATTCAGTAAATTATGGTCGTCTAGCTTTATTCGCTGTGCTACCACTGCTTGTTGTTGGTGGTGTAGGTGCTGCATTCTTTTTAGCAATCACAAGCGAAAACATATGTTGGAAGTATGAACCGGGCGTAGCAAGCTTACTTTCTAGAAAAAAGTGCTTTTTCTAA
- a CDS encoding type IV pilin-like G/H family protein translates to MNNQTKSFTYSTHTTGKVAFNYGISRKDNLKSYVGAVFLVKVPSEIDRNAANKEMTPIAIMCEADSRGTTRPADPIYNNGEPACGSGTKMMK, encoded by the coding sequence ATAAATAATCAGACAAAAAGCTTCACTTATTCAACTCACACAACTGGTAAGGTTGCCTTTAATTACGGTATATCTCGGAAAGATAATCTCAAGAGCTACGTCGGGGCTGTTTTTCTAGTAAAAGTGCCTAGTGAGATAGATCGAAATGCTGCCAATAAGGAAATGACGCCAATAGCAATTATGTGTGAAGCTGATTCGCGTGGTACAACTAGACCCGCAGATCCAATTTATAACAACGGTGAGCCAGCCTGTGGCTCTGGGACAAAAATGATGAAATAA